The following coding sequences are from one Microtus pennsylvanicus isolate mMicPen1 chromosome 1, mMicPen1.hap1, whole genome shotgun sequence window:
- the Tm4sf19 gene encoding transmembrane 4 L6 family member 19 yields the protein MLSFPRVVACSRTCSRFLGLSLGTASLFAAGANIALLFPNWDTTYLTRGLIGKHAMLGAGIWGGGFMVLVAATLISLTGSFSDSAPCRHMLIALLSSSLTLLGALVCFVTSGVALQDGPFCMFDTSSFNQTQAWKFGYPFKDLPNRNYLYDSSLWTSVCLEPSKAVVWHVAFFSTLVCISLLQLLLVAIHVINSILGLFCSFCEKS from the exons ATGTTGTCCTTTCCCCGTGTGGTGGCCTGCTCACGGACCTGCTCCCGCTTCCTTGGGCTGAGCCTCGGAACTGCATCACTGTTTGCCGCCGGAGCCAACATCGCACTCCTCTTTCCTAACTGGGATACGACCTACCTGACGAGGGGCCTCATTGGCAAGCATGCCATGCTGGGCGCTGGGATCTGGGGAGGAGGATTCATG GTACTCGTGGCAGCAACTCTCATCTCCCTGACGGGCTCCTTCAGCGACAGTGCACCCTGTCGGCAC ATGCTCATTGCTCTGTTGTCAAGCAGCCTGACTCTGCTGGGGGCCTTGGTTTGCTTTGTCACTTCTGGAGTAGCCTTGCAAGATGGTCCCTTTTGTATGTTCGACACCTCGTCCTTCAATCAGACACAAGCTTGGAAATTTGGCTATCCCTTCAAAGATCTTCCCAACAG GAATTATTTGTATGACAGTTCACTCTGGACCTCCGTCTGCCTGGAGCCCTCTAAGGCTGTGGTTTGGCACGTGGCCTTCTTCTCCACCCTCGTGTGTATCAGcctcctccagcttctcctgGTGGCCATCCATGTCATCAATAGCATCCTTGGGCTGTTCTGCAGCTTCTGTGAGAAGAGCTAG